The proteins below come from a single Halomonas binhaiensis genomic window:
- the carA gene encoding glutamine-hydrolyzing carbamoyl-phosphate synthase small subunit yields MNKPAILALEDGSVFHGTAIGADGQTSGEVVFNTAMTGYQEILTDPSYSRQIVTLTYPHIGNTGINPEDVESSSIAAAGLVIRDLPLVASNFRSTQSLSDYLSSHNVIGIADIDTRRLTRILRDKGAQNGAILAGAEAEGADAEARALEAARAFPGLKGMDLAKVVSCTEGYEWTEGEWALGEGYADTTKEERPFHVVAYDYGVKFNILRMLASRGCRLTVVPAQTPSAEVMALNPDGIFLSNGPGDPEPCDYAIKAIQELLETETPIFGICLGHQLLALASGATTVKMGHGHHGANHPVQDLDTGHVMITSQNHGFAADEATLPDTLRATHRSLFDGTLQGIERTDKPAFSFQGHPEASPGPRDVAPLFDRFIEMMRARR; encoded by the coding sequence TTGAACAAACCCGCGATTTTGGCCTTGGAAGATGGCAGCGTATTCCACGGCACGGCCATTGGCGCTGATGGGCAGACCAGTGGTGAAGTGGTGTTCAATACGGCCATGACCGGCTACCAGGAAATTCTCACCGACCCTTCTTATTCTCGTCAGATCGTTACGCTTACCTATCCTCATATTGGCAATACCGGCATCAACCCAGAGGATGTTGAATCCTCCAGCATCGCGGCAGCCGGCCTCGTTATCCGTGATCTTCCTCTTGTTGCCAGTAACTTTCGCTCCACCCAGAGCCTGTCCGACTACCTCTCCAGCCACAACGTCATCGGTATCGCCGATATTGATACTCGTCGCCTGACCCGCATTCTGCGCGACAAGGGCGCTCAGAACGGTGCCATCCTGGCGGGCGCAGAAGCGGAAGGAGCGGATGCAGAAGCCCGCGCACTGGAAGCCGCGCGTGCCTTCCCGGGGTTGAAGGGCATGGATCTGGCCAAGGTGGTGTCATGCACGGAAGGCTATGAGTGGACGGAAGGTGAATGGGCTCTGGGTGAAGGCTATGCCGATACCACCAAGGAAGAGCGTCCTTTCCATGTGGTGGCCTACGACTATGGCGTCAAGTTCAATATCCTGCGCATGCTGGCCAGTCGTGGCTGCCGTTTGACCGTGGTGCCTGCCCAGACACCGTCTGCCGAGGTGATGGCGCTGAATCCGGATGGAATTTTCCTGTCCAATGGACCTGGCGACCCCGAGCCCTGTGATTACGCCATCAAGGCCATCCAGGAGCTGCTCGAGACCGAAACGCCGATCTTTGGCATCTGTCTTGGGCACCAGTTGCTGGCCCTGGCCAGCGGCGCTACCACTGTGAAGATGGGGCATGGCCACCATGGAGCCAACCACCCGGTGCAGGATCTCGATACCGGGCATGTAATGATCACCAGTCAGAACCATGGTTTCGCTGCTGATGAGGCGACATTGCCGGACACTCTGCGCGCGACTCATCGTTCACTGTTCGACGGCACCTTGCAGGGTATCGAGCGCACTGACAAACCAGCCTTCAGCTTCCAGGGACATCCGGAAGCGAGCCCAGGTCCTCGTGACGTGGCGCCCCTGTTTGATCGCTTTATCGAGATGATGCGCGCACGCCGCTGA
- the dapB gene encoding 4-hydroxy-tetrahydrodipicolinate reductase, with translation MTANAPRIAIAGVAGRMGRNLVNAVVQDDGAVLAGGTVSPGSSLAGADLGELAGIGRQGVAAADSLAAIVDDFDVLIDFTAPKVTLANLAFCAEHGKAIVIGTTGLSDAELAELQGYAERLPMVFAPNMSVGVNLTLKLLETAAKALGDEGYDIEVVEAHHRHKVDAPSGTALKMGEVVAEALGRNLKEHGVFERVGQCGPRDPKEIGFATVRAGDIVGEHTVMFATEGERIEITHKASSRMTFAKGAVRAARWVCGQGSGNYTMSDVLGL, from the coding sequence ATGACTGCCAATGCCCCTCGTATCGCCATTGCTGGTGTTGCCGGCCGCATGGGTCGCAACCTGGTCAATGCGGTTGTCCAGGATGATGGAGCGGTCCTTGCCGGGGGCACGGTGTCTCCGGGAAGTTCCCTGGCAGGGGCTGACTTGGGAGAGCTTGCAGGCATTGGGCGTCAGGGTGTGGCTGCTGCGGATTCCCTGGCAGCGATAGTGGATGATTTCGATGTGCTTATCGACTTCACTGCGCCCAAGGTAACGCTGGCCAACCTGGCCTTCTGTGCCGAACACGGCAAGGCCATCGTCATTGGTACCACTGGCCTGAGTGATGCGGAACTGGCCGAGTTACAAGGTTATGCCGAACGCCTGCCGATGGTCTTTGCGCCCAACATGAGCGTGGGGGTCAACCTGACACTGAAATTGCTTGAGACGGCGGCCAAGGCCCTGGGTGACGAAGGTTACGACATCGAAGTGGTCGAGGCTCACCATCGCCACAAGGTGGATGCGCCATCCGGAACGGCGCTGAAGATGGGGGAAGTGGTGGCAGAGGCGCTGGGGCGCAATCTCAAGGAGCATGGTGTCTTTGAACGAGTTGGCCAGTGCGGCCCTCGGGACCCGAAGGAAATCGGCTTTGCCACAGTGCGGGCAGGCGATATCGTGGGTGAGCATACGGTGATGTTTGCCACCGAAGGTGAGCGGATCGAGATCACTCACAAGGCATCCAGTCGCATGACCTTTGCCAAGGGCGCTGTGCGTGCAGCTCGCTGGGTGTGCGGGCAGGGCAGTGGCAACTACACCATGTCCGATGTGCTGGGCCTGTAA
- a CDS encoding esterase-like activity of phytase family protein: MAYSPAILLWTLAGCSQQVQPSTLAGANAIRGAEPEATGIEMCGTLKLPGHWPGTDLPLGGLSAAGWDNDEQVLYLVSDRGRLHATRPVFDDDTLIDLNMVDSALLLDGNGDPLRGKDVDAESLVVLHANDDIPGNSELLIGFEQDHRLQSFMPNGQPVGDPLRPQGAQGADANAAMEALTEIPGLGIIAGLESPPEGTDDKVTRLFTIDDQQQWHYPLTSAVGSALTDMAPIPTRTGEPPAALMLERAYAPPHPLVISLSKAELLTPPDIRVTRITSLSSSEGWRLDNMEGLAALPDSRFLMVSDDNFSILQRSLVTCFRLAGS; encoded by the coding sequence ATGGCCTACAGCCCTGCGATACTGCTATGGACGCTGGCAGGCTGCTCTCAACAGGTACAACCCTCGACCCTGGCAGGTGCCAATGCCATCAGAGGCGCAGAGCCAGAAGCCACTGGCATTGAGATGTGCGGCACCCTGAAACTGCCCGGACACTGGCCCGGCACCGATCTTCCACTTGGAGGGTTGTCTGCTGCCGGCTGGGACAATGATGAGCAAGTCCTGTATCTGGTCTCGGACCGGGGACGCCTGCATGCTACCCGCCCAGTATTCGACGACGACACGCTGATCGACCTGAACATGGTAGACAGTGCGCTGCTCCTGGACGGCAATGGCGACCCCCTTCGCGGCAAGGACGTCGATGCGGAATCCCTGGTCGTCCTGCACGCCAATGACGACATACCTGGCAACAGCGAACTCCTTATCGGTTTTGAACAGGACCACCGCCTGCAGTCCTTCATGCCCAATGGCCAACCTGTCGGCGATCCTTTACGACCACAGGGTGCTCAAGGCGCCGACGCCAATGCCGCCATGGAAGCCCTGACAGAAATACCCGGACTGGGCATCATTGCCGGACTCGAGTCTCCTCCAGAGGGTACCGATGACAAGGTCACGCGGTTGTTCACCATTGACGACCAGCAGCAGTGGCACTATCCACTAACCAGTGCCGTCGGCAGCGCACTCACGGACATGGCGCCCATACCGACCAGGACCGGAGAGCCGCCCGCCGCGCTGATGCTGGAGCGCGCCTATGCACCACCTCATCCACTGGTAATCAGTCTGAGCAAGGCCGAACTGCTGACCCCGCCCGACATTCGCGTGACACGCATCACCAGCCTGTCCAGCAGTGAAGGCTGGCGCCTGGACAACATGGAAGGCCTCGCCGCCCTGCCCGACTCACGCTTCCTGATGGTCAGCGACGACAACTTCAGCATCCTGCAGCGTAGCCTGGTCACCTGCTTCCGCCTTGCCGGGTCTTAA
- a CDS encoding DMT family transporter has protein sequence MASPSSSVWSAHLGMLLWALLVGFSFPAVGLLTEGLPPLLLTSLRFAIAAMAVLPLVLRAPGVVPTRSGLVLYALMGLCLAGFFGAMFWVAHRVTALSMSTLFVSVPLLAYVLGRWLGVEHPARALLALLTLGALGAMALAWAQAGGDVTQIQFGVGEAVFFVGCIASALYPVLSKYGLLRSWVSPHAGVRTLWSLVLGGALIGMLGLVFNSPVALTRMTWGDLALVVYLGLFSSGVTFWLQQRATAILTPAAVTAYGYLVPFVSMLLLFWAEPERISLVWLPGSTLVVIAIVLLLQRDVRSRSKIACAK, from the coding sequence ATGGCATCACCATCTTCCAGCGTATGGAGCGCCCATCTGGGCATGCTGCTGTGGGCGTTGCTGGTCGGATTTTCCTTTCCAGCAGTAGGGTTGCTGACGGAAGGTTTGCCGCCTTTGCTGCTCACATCCCTACGCTTTGCCATTGCCGCAATGGCAGTGTTGCCCCTGGTGCTGCGTGCCCCAGGCGTTGTACCAACGCGTTCGGGCCTGGTTCTCTATGCCTTGATGGGGTTATGTCTGGCCGGTTTCTTCGGCGCCATGTTCTGGGTGGCTCATCGTGTTACAGCCTTATCCATGTCGACGCTGTTTGTCAGCGTGCCGTTGTTGGCTTATGTGCTGGGTCGTTGGCTCGGGGTCGAGCACCCGGCTCGCGCTCTGCTGGCGTTGCTGACGTTAGGGGCCTTGGGAGCAATGGCCCTGGCTTGGGCGCAGGCTGGCGGCGATGTCACGCAGATACAGTTTGGTGTGGGAGAGGCGGTCTTTTTTGTCGGCTGCATCGCTTCGGCGTTGTATCCGGTACTATCCAAGTATGGGTTGCTTCGGAGCTGGGTATCGCCACATGCTGGCGTAAGAACCCTGTGGAGCCTGGTTCTTGGTGGCGCACTCATCGGCATGCTGGGGTTGGTGTTCAATTCGCCTGTGGCGCTGACACGCATGACCTGGGGGGATCTGGCCCTGGTCGTCTATCTTGGCCTGTTTTCCAGTGGTGTTACCTTCTGGCTGCAACAGCGAGCCACCGCAATCCTGACGCCTGCTGCGGTCACGGCATACGGTTATCTGGTGCCTTTCGTTTCCATGCTGCTGTTGTTCTGGGCAGAGCCTGAGCGTATTTCGCTGGTATGGCTGCCGGGCAGCACGCTGGTTGTCATTGCCATCGTCCTGCTGCTGCAGCGTGACGTCCGGTCGCGTTCGAAAATTGCCTGTGCCAAGTAA
- a CDS encoding DUF2218 domain-containing protein: protein MSSQSVARVSTESGQRLINRLCKHWAHKLEVDAEQGKIVFDGGLCLMNAGENVLQVDLQADDDERLELLKGVVASHLERMAGKEELSIHWQ, encoded by the coding sequence ATGTCTAGTCAATCTGTTGCCCGAGTCAGTACTGAATCCGGTCAGCGTCTGATCAACCGGCTGTGCAAGCACTGGGCGCACAAGCTGGAAGTGGATGCTGAACAAGGCAAGATCGTGTTCGATGGCGGTCTATGCCTGATGAATGCCGGTGAAAATGTCCTGCAAGTCGACTTGCAGGCTGATGACGATGAGCGCCTCGAGCTCCTGAAAGGTGTGGTGGCCAGCCACCTGGAGCGAATGGCAGGCAAGGAAGAGCTCAGCATCCATTGGCAATGA
- a CDS encoding ABC transporter substrate-binding protein has product MALAEQTTITDVAGRQVSIDVPVERAILGEGRQIYLLGALQPEAPFDHVVGWREDFSQADPDNYARYAEKFPELKELPTFGGFKDGTFDVEQAAALQPDVILMNLEARAATEDAGYDAKLAELDIPIVYVDFREDPIAHTTPSMRLMGQLFGKQEAAEEFIAFSEAQMARVTDVINAHDPERPKVFIDRAGGYSDDCCMSFGPGNFGDYVELAGGSNIARDIIPSTFGTLNPEQIISSNPQQVVVTGGSWDAYVPGGNWVGVGPGADPVEARRKLEALTERTAMTGIDAVKDGNVHAIWHQFYNSPYYFVAVQQLARWFHPELFADLDPDATMQELHDRFLPVDYEPGYWVSLDD; this is encoded by the coding sequence ATGGCTTTGGCTGAGCAGACCACCATCACCGATGTCGCAGGCCGGCAGGTAAGCATTGATGTGCCCGTGGAACGCGCCATTCTTGGTGAAGGGCGGCAAATCTACCTTTTGGGCGCTCTCCAGCCCGAAGCCCCCTTTGACCACGTCGTGGGATGGCGTGAAGACTTCTCTCAGGCAGACCCGGACAACTACGCCCGCTATGCCGAGAAGTTTCCCGAGCTCAAGGAACTGCCAACCTTCGGTGGCTTCAAGGACGGCACCTTTGACGTCGAGCAGGCGGCAGCCCTGCAACCTGATGTCATTCTGATGAATCTGGAAGCCCGCGCAGCCACGGAAGATGCCGGCTACGATGCCAAGCTGGCCGAACTGGACATTCCCATCGTCTATGTCGATTTTCGTGAAGACCCCATTGCCCATACCACCCCCTCGATGCGTCTGATGGGCCAGTTATTTGGCAAGCAGGAAGCCGCCGAGGAATTCATTGCCTTCTCTGAAGCACAGATGGCCAGGGTCACCGATGTCATCAACGCCCACGACCCGGAACGTCCCAAGGTTTTCATCGACCGTGCAGGGGGTTACTCCGATGACTGCTGCATGAGCTTTGGCCCTGGCAACTTCGGCGACTATGTCGAGCTGGCCGGTGGCAGCAATATCGCTCGCGACATCATCCCTTCGACCTTCGGCACCCTGAATCCCGAGCAGATCATCTCCTCCAACCCTCAACAGGTGGTAGTGACCGGCGGGAGCTGGGACGCCTATGTTCCGGGAGGCAACTGGGTGGGCGTAGGGCCAGGAGCGGACCCTGTCGAGGCTCGCCGCAAACTGGAGGCTCTTACCGAGCGCACGGCCATGACCGGCATCGATGCCGTGAAGGATGGCAATGTGCATGCCATCTGGCACCAGTTCTACAACAGCCCCTACTATTTCGTGGCTGTTCAACAACTGGCACGCTGGTTCCACCCAGAACTGTTTGCCGACCTCGATCCGGACGCCACCATGCAAGAACTGCATGATCGCTTCCTCCCTGTCGATTACGAACCTGGTTATTGGGTGTCACTGGATGACTGA
- a CDS encoding FecCD family ABC transporter permease, whose amino-acid sequence MTESSPSTSTLTRERDFYRALVWRRQLILAGLLIALVFSLCVDLALGPARYSLGEVFTALLAPDSVSDQVRVVLWEIRMPVALMALVVGASLSIAGAQMQTILSNPLASPFTLGISAGAGFGAALGLAFGVALVPAAIDYVIPLNAFLMAMLTSFLIHALSMRRGVTIETIILLGIAMVFIFNSLMALIQFFASQQAVAAVVFWTMGSLTKATWPKLWMSLAVLCVVVPLLARHGWALTAMRLGDSKAESLGVKPRALRLEVLVLVSLLAAIAVAFVGTIGFIGLVGPHIARMLVGEDQRFFLPGSALCGALILSIGSVLSKVILPGTVIPIGIITSLVGIPFFLFLILGRKKASW is encoded by the coding sequence ATGACTGAAAGCAGCCCCTCAACCTCGACGCTCACCAGGGAGCGAGATTTCTACCGCGCCCTGGTATGGCGTCGCCAGCTGATACTCGCGGGGCTGTTGATAGCTCTGGTCTTCAGCCTCTGTGTCGACTTGGCCCTGGGCCCGGCGCGCTACAGCCTTGGCGAAGTGTTTACCGCTCTGCTGGCTCCGGACTCGGTAAGTGATCAGGTACGGGTCGTATTGTGGGAAATCCGCATGCCGGTGGCACTGATGGCTCTGGTCGTGGGAGCCAGTCTTTCCATCGCTGGCGCGCAGATGCAGACCATCCTCAGCAACCCTCTGGCCAGCCCTTTTACCCTGGGTATCTCCGCAGGCGCCGGCTTCGGCGCTGCCCTGGGACTGGCCTTTGGTGTCGCGTTAGTGCCTGCTGCCATCGATTACGTGATCCCGCTAAATGCCTTTCTGATGGCCATGCTGACTTCCTTCCTGATCCATGCTCTGAGCATGCGGCGTGGCGTCACCATCGAGACCATCATATTGCTGGGCATCGCCATGGTGTTCATCTTCAACTCGCTGATGGCCCTGATCCAGTTCTTTGCCAGTCAACAGGCTGTCGCGGCTGTAGTGTTCTGGACCATGGGTAGCCTGACCAAGGCTACCTGGCCAAAGTTGTGGATGTCACTCGCCGTACTCTGCGTGGTCGTCCCGCTGCTGGCAAGGCATGGCTGGGCACTGACTGCCATGCGCCTGGGGGATAGCAAGGCCGAGAGCCTTGGCGTCAAGCCTCGTGCCTTGCGGCTCGAAGTTCTGGTATTGGTATCACTACTGGCCGCGATAGCGGTTGCCTTTGTCGGCACCATCGGCTTCATCGGGCTGGTTGGCCCACATATCGCTCGCATGCTGGTCGGCGAGGATCAGCGTTTCTTCCTGCCTGGTTCAGCACTATGTGGCGCGCTGATTCTATCGATCGGCTCTGTCCTGTCGAAGGTGATTCTCCCCGGCACCGTCATTCCCATCGGTATCATCACCTCGCTGGTAGGCATCCCTTTCTTCCTGTTCCTCATCCTCGGGCGCAAGAAAGCATCATGGTAA
- a CDS encoding ABC transporter ATP-binding protein: MVTLRLHQVGASYGRKQILSGITTPTLKGGQVVALLGPNAAGKSTLFRRILGLLKGDGKVEISGTTSHRPVAYMPQDTGVSAVLTVYESVLLARMQGRSLKVQQDDLDAVEQALRELGILALSQRDIGDLSGGQRQMVGAAQALVQDPEILLLDEPTSALDLHRQIDLLSILQRLAQERQMLIIVAIHDLGHALRFTDQALVIANGNFVACGPTTQVVTTEMLRDVYQVIARIESCSRGQPQLIVESAV; this comes from the coding sequence ATGGTAACGCTCAGACTCCATCAGGTCGGCGCCAGTTATGGCCGCAAGCAGATACTTTCAGGGATCACCACCCCGACACTGAAGGGCGGCCAGGTAGTGGCTCTGCTGGGTCCCAATGCGGCCGGAAAATCGACGCTGTTCCGGCGCATTCTCGGGCTGCTCAAGGGTGATGGAAAGGTGGAAATATCCGGCACGACCTCCCATCGCCCGGTGGCGTACATGCCCCAGGACACTGGTGTCAGTGCAGTCCTGACAGTCTACGAAAGCGTCCTGCTGGCCCGTATGCAGGGCCGCAGCCTGAAAGTGCAGCAGGATGACCTCGATGCCGTTGAACAAGCCCTGCGTGAGCTTGGCATTCTTGCGCTAAGTCAGCGTGATATCGGCGACCTCAGCGGCGGTCAACGGCAGATGGTCGGCGCAGCCCAGGCACTGGTACAGGACCCCGAGATCCTGCTGCTGGATGAGCCCACTTCGGCTCTGGACCTGCATCGCCAGATCGATTTGCTATCGATCCTGCAACGCTTGGCCCAGGAGCGCCAAATGCTGATCATCGTCGCTATTCACGACCTTGGCCACGCTCTACGCTTCACTGATCAGGCTCTGGTCATTGCCAATGGCAACTTCGTTGCTTGCGGACCTACGACACAGGTTGTCACCACCGAGATGCTGCGTGATGTCTACCAGGTCATTGCTCGTA